The nucleotide window CGCGCGGGCGCCGTACCAGGTGGCGCTCGGGGTCGAAGGACGCCTCGTGCAGGTAGGTCACCACCACGAGGTGGGAGAAGTCTTCCAGTCCCCGCAGCCCCGGGCGCAGGGCGGGTTCGACGTCGATGACCGCTTCCACGTCGCCCCAATCCTCGTCGACGGGTTCGCGGACGGGTGAGCGGACGCGGCCGATGGGCGCGAGGGCGAGTTCTTGTCGGTGATGCATGGGGGTCCTCGTTTCCGGCGTTCGCCGGCTGCACGCGGTATTCAGGTTGCGTTGATTCGTTTCAGGATCTCGTGCATTTCGTGCTGGTTCGCGTACAGCTGCCATACGGCCACCTTGTCCGATTCGACGACGACTCGCCACGCCGCCGGGACGCTCCAGTGGTTTTCCGGTCTCAGCTCCCCGTCCTGCACGAACGTCCCACGGGCCCGCCCCAGCATGATCACCACGTCCTGGTGCTCGAACCGGTCGGAAACTTCGATCCGAAAGTCAGGCACCATGTCGAAATAGCCCTGCCAACCCGAGCTCATGTGATCCCTTCCCCCATGCTCGGAGCCGTCGGCGTCGACGAACGTGTGATCCGGGGTCATCAGACTCGCCAGACGACCGACTTCTCCCGAGTTGATGGCTGTCACGAAAGCGTCGGCAACTTCCAGAGGTTTCATGGCACGATGTCTCCCCGCTGGCTCAACGACGCGTCACCGGTGGCCGGCATCCCGGCGTGCCGGTCCGCACGTACCCTACCGAGGTTCCCCTTCGTCCGCCATGGTGTTGTGGAACCGCGTATCCTGGTTGCGGTAGTACTCGTTTTCCGGATCCAACTCGATGCATCGCTGGATGAGTCGCAGGGCTTCGGCGGTCTCTCCCCGCAGGTGGACCAGCTCGGCCAGGGTGTCCGTGAGCATGGCCAGGTGGCCGGGAGATCCGTCCATGCCGCATCCCTCGCGCGCGATCCGCTCGGCCTCCTCGAGGCACACCCGGTGCTCGAAGCAATACCATGCATAAAGGTTCATCGCGTACGGGTTTCGCCGGAGGTCGAGGGCGTCCCTTCTGGCCCGAGCCGCAGCGGCGTGGTCGTTCATC belongs to bacterium and includes:
- a CDS encoding nuclear transport factor 2 family protein gives rise to the protein MKPLEVADAFVTAINSGEVGRLASLMTPDHTFVDADGSEHGGRDHMSSGWQGYFDMVPDFRIEVSDRFEHQDVVIMLGRARGTFVQDGELRPENHWSVPAAWRVVVESDKVAVWQLYANQHEMHEILKRINAT